From a region of the Odontesthes bonariensis isolate fOdoBon6 chromosome 4, fOdoBon6.hap1, whole genome shotgun sequence genome:
- the LOC142379467 gene encoding voltage-dependent T-type calcium channel subunit alpha-1I-like isoform X2 — MAMFTLYRVCTGDNWSGILKDTMRECRPDDISCVSYLFWVSPIYFASFVIVAQFVLGNLVVASIMQALKESREEVFSENNGQP; from the exons ATGGCTATGTTCACGCTCTACAGAGTCTGCACCGGAGACAACTGGAGTGGCATCTTGAAG GACACAATGAGGGAATGTCGCCCTGATGACATCAGCTGTGTGAGCTACCTCTTCTGGGTCTCACCAATTTACTTTGCCAGCTTTGTCATTGTGGCCCAGTTTGTGCTGGGGAACCTGGTGGTGGCCTCCATCATGCAAGCGCTCAAGGAGAGCAGAGAG gaggtCTTCTCGGAGAATAATG GACAACCATGA
- the LOC142379467 gene encoding voltage-dependent T-type calcium channel subunit alpha-1I-like isoform X1, whose amino-acid sequence MAMFTLYRVCTGDNWSGILKDTMRECRPDDISCVSYLFWVSPIYFASFVIVAQFVLGNLVVASIMQALKESREDNHENLHQQQRSS is encoded by the exons ATGGCTATGTTCACGCTCTACAGAGTCTGCACCGGAGACAACTGGAGTGGCATCTTGAAG GACACAATGAGGGAATGTCGCCCTGATGACATCAGCTGTGTGAGCTACCTCTTCTGGGTCTCACCAATTTACTTTGCCAGCTTTGTCATTGTGGCCCAGTTTGTGCTGGGGAACCTGGTGGTGGCCTCCATCATGCAAGCGCTCAAGGAGAGCAGAGAG GACAACCATGAGAATCTCCatcagcagcagaggagcagttAG
- the LOC142379468 gene encoding uncharacterized protein LOC142379468 isoform X1: MLVPCRATRKICSGEAFCAPVGSTRYPLNGVTVVEADGHPSWFWCCQRFLPVKRKRAWKERRRANMEEFEDIVLSVLEAASIDEEALKNLSRDDLKDLFPGPENFLRRKKLWDFINQKCESRTTDQDASTCSGSPPSTSAIPPSQPQTSSPISETADKTVKLPEPPQYVLYTDSELDMVCSQYFALLRSGKEKDCKMSKELCCRLIRNTITSMVAILRASPMGEEIKYPSKVEMRAMAQKIVNYYPMLRDDNSNMPYVTIYTKMHKRLQNMRSPRKRQGSMPQRGSAKKTLFRSTGTHGDISGEASSEISDTSGSSADTVLLESNDEDNSSAASPLQLPSSVQRTPNDSNVASPLSSNSSTSSRTVTDSPTFAEGVDSLKMQARHYRTLNNLYKKPNARPNYNDVAQILDLEFQARRAFIDKDFTREEERPTKIFEAYPCFKDIRNAMDELRRIVDSTNRKYTEEMKGRWAEFCAKVQFYGVWKKVLKPPFPLDIRGAW, translated from the exons ATGCTTGTCCCCTGCAGAGCCACACGAAAGATCTGTTCGGGAGAAGCCTTCTGTGCGCCTGTGGGTTCCACAAG atatcctttgaatggtgttacagtggtcgaggcggatggccacccttcctggttctggtgctgccagaggtttcttcctgttaaaa GGAAGCGTGCATGGAAAGAGAGACGGAGAGCCAACATGGAGGAGTTTGAGGACATTGTATTGTCGGTGTTGGAAG CCGCCAGCATTGATGAGGAGGCTTTGAAAAACCTTAGCCGGGATGACCTAAAAGATCTTTTTCCTGGCCCTGAGAATTTTCTCAGAAGAAAGAAGCTTTGGGATTTTATCAATCAAAAG TGTGAAAGTCGAACTACTGACCAAGATGCCAGCACTTGTAGTGGAAGTCCACCCTCAACTAGTGCCATCCCACCAAGCCAGCCTCAAACTTCCAGTCCCATATCTGAAACTGCTGACAAAACGGTGAAATTGCCAGAGCCACCACAGTATGTATTGTACACAGATTCAGAGTTGGATATGGTATGTAGCCAGTACTTTGCACTGCTCCGCAGTGGAAAGGAAAAAGACTGCAAGATGTCTAAGGAGCTTTGCTGCAGACTCATCCGGAACACAATCACCAGCATGGTTGCGATCCTGCGTGCTAGTCCCATGGGAGAAGAAATAAAATACCCCTCCAAAGTTGAGATGAGAGCAATGGCACAGAAGATTGTCAACTATTACCCCATGTTACGTGATGATAACAGTAATATGCCATAT GTTACCATCTACACCAAAATGCACAAGAGACTTCAAAATATGAGGTCCCCAAGGAAGAGGCAGGGCTCCATGCCACAACGAGGCTCGGCCAAGAAGACTCTGTTCAGGTCGACAGGGACACATGGTGACATAAGTGGTGAAGCAAGTAGTGAGATAAGCGACACAAGTGGTTCTAGTGCTGATACCGTACTACTTGAGAGCAACGATGAGGACAACTCCAGTGCAG CATCCCCACTCCAGCTACCCTCCAGTGTGCAAAGGACGCCCAACGATAGCAACGTGGCTTCACCGCTATCATCCAACTCCTCCACATCATCCAGGACTGTGACAGATTCACCTACATTTGCAGAGGGTGTTG ACAGTCTGAAGATGCAGGCTAGGCACTACCGAACTTTGAATAACCTGTACAAGAAGCCTAATGCAAGACCCAACTACAATGATGTCGCTCAAATTTTGGACCTCGAGTTTCAGGCCAGACGGGCTTTCATTGACAAAGATTTTACAAGGGAAGAAGAGCGACCCACAAAAATCTTTGAGGCATACCCGTGTTTTAAAGACATTCGAAAT GCAATGGATGAGCTGCGCCGCATCGTTGATAGCACCAACCGCAAATACACAGAGGAAATGAAAGGGAGATGGGCAGAATTTTGTGCTAAGGTTCAATTCTATGGCGTGTGGAAGAAAGTCCTGAAACCACCTTTCCCCTTGGATATACGTGGAG CCTGGTGA
- the LOC142379468 gene encoding uncharacterized protein LOC142379468 isoform X2 gives MEEFEDIVLSVLEAASIDEEALKNLSRDDLKDLFPGPENFLRRKKLWDFINQKCESRTTDQDASTCSGSPPSTSAIPPSQPQTSSPISETADKTVKLPEPPQYVLYTDSELDMVCSQYFALLRSGKEKDCKMSKELCCRLIRNTITSMVAILRASPMGEEIKYPSKVEMRAMAQKIVNYYPMLRDDNSNMPYVTIYTKMHKRLQNMRSPRKRQGSMPQRGSAKKTLFRSTGTHGDISGEASSEISDTSGSSADTVLLESNDEDNSSAASPLQLPSSVQRTPNDSNVASPLSSNSSTSSRTVTDSPTFAEGVDSLKMQARHYRTLNNLYKKPNARPNYNDVAQILDLEFQARRAFIDKDFTREEERPTKIFEAYPCFKDIRNAMDELRRIVDSTNRKYTEEMKGRWAEFCAKVQFYGVWKKVLKPPFPLDIRGAW, from the exons ATGGAGGAGTTTGAGGACATTGTATTGTCGGTGTTGGAAG CCGCCAGCATTGATGAGGAGGCTTTGAAAAACCTTAGCCGGGATGACCTAAAAGATCTTTTTCCTGGCCCTGAGAATTTTCTCAGAAGAAAGAAGCTTTGGGATTTTATCAATCAAAAG TGTGAAAGTCGAACTACTGACCAAGATGCCAGCACTTGTAGTGGAAGTCCACCCTCAACTAGTGCCATCCCACCAAGCCAGCCTCAAACTTCCAGTCCCATATCTGAAACTGCTGACAAAACGGTGAAATTGCCAGAGCCACCACAGTATGTATTGTACACAGATTCAGAGTTGGATATGGTATGTAGCCAGTACTTTGCACTGCTCCGCAGTGGAAAGGAAAAAGACTGCAAGATGTCTAAGGAGCTTTGCTGCAGACTCATCCGGAACACAATCACCAGCATGGTTGCGATCCTGCGTGCTAGTCCCATGGGAGAAGAAATAAAATACCCCTCCAAAGTTGAGATGAGAGCAATGGCACAGAAGATTGTCAACTATTACCCCATGTTACGTGATGATAACAGTAATATGCCATAT GTTACCATCTACACCAAAATGCACAAGAGACTTCAAAATATGAGGTCCCCAAGGAAGAGGCAGGGCTCCATGCCACAACGAGGCTCGGCCAAGAAGACTCTGTTCAGGTCGACAGGGACACATGGTGACATAAGTGGTGAAGCAAGTAGTGAGATAAGCGACACAAGTGGTTCTAGTGCTGATACCGTACTACTTGAGAGCAACGATGAGGACAACTCCAGTGCAG CATCCCCACTCCAGCTACCCTCCAGTGTGCAAAGGACGCCCAACGATAGCAACGTGGCTTCACCGCTATCATCCAACTCCTCCACATCATCCAGGACTGTGACAGATTCACCTACATTTGCAGAGGGTGTTG ACAGTCTGAAGATGCAGGCTAGGCACTACCGAACTTTGAATAACCTGTACAAGAAGCCTAATGCAAGACCCAACTACAATGATGTCGCTCAAATTTTGGACCTCGAGTTTCAGGCCAGACGGGCTTTCATTGACAAAGATTTTACAAGGGAAGAAGAGCGACCCACAAAAATCTTTGAGGCATACCCGTGTTTTAAAGACATTCGAAAT GCAATGGATGAGCTGCGCCGCATCGTTGATAGCACCAACCGCAAATACACAGAGGAAATGAAAGGGAGATGGGCAGAATTTTGTGCTAAGGTTCAATTCTATGGCGTGTGGAAGAAAGTCCTGAAACCACCTTTCCCCTTGGATATACGTGGAG CCTGGTGA